A window of Podarcis muralis chromosome 10, rPodMur119.hap1.1, whole genome shotgun sequence genomic DNA:
ccgatccggcccaggcaagataaaccttgctgacccctggtccaggACATAAGGCAGCCCTAAACTTCTATACTGCCCATGTCCTGCCCATGTCCAACCCGAGACTCTAACCGATTTTGGCTGCTTTGCTAATGTTCTACCTGTGCGTTTGGGGTATTCTATCAGAATATCTGTTGTGTTAAATCCTAGAGTCATCCAGCTTCAGAATAGGATTTTAGAATACAATCCTATTCAAACAAACAGGATCATAGTACCATGGGAGGTACATATGAGAACCTTACTAGCAAGCCTTTCATCTGCAGAAAAATTATGATGCAAGAGGCGGTGTTTTGAAACAACCGATACTACCATCTGtcttctgaaatacagtggtacctctggttacatatttaattcgttccggaggtccgttcttaacttgaaactgttcttaacctgaagcaccattttagctaatagggcctcctgctgccgctgtgccgccgccacacaatttctgttctcatcctgaagcaaagttcttaacccgaggtaatatttttgggttagcggagtctgtaacctgaagtgtatgtaacccgaagcgtatgtaacccgaggtaccactgtagtacaattCTGTGAGAGGACTGTATAAATTCAGAATACAGCATTTGGGGGAGTCATATTCATTTCCCCATATTCACTTTAATATAtcctttttaattatttacttccATTAGTAAATCTGTCTCTCTCAAACATGCATAAATTACCATTAACCTCCATTTTCGCTCACCCAACTTGCATATTATTATGTTTACAAACTTGGGGTTTGAgtcatgcttcccccccccccccattttggacCAAGTTTCTTACAAGAGGCACAAAACAGAATTACTAAGTAGTAAGTAGTACATAACTATACTTACAgccaaagaaacagagagaatccTGAGATATAAAGATTTCGTTGTGACCGAAAAAGTTTCATCTGAATGTGATCCAATGCATTGCCACTTCTATGTGCAGTTTTATCACTTAAGTTAACATTTGAGTATTTCCTCACCTCTCTTACAGCATCTAcgagtaaaaaagagagagttactTGCCTTTGTTTTCCGTTGCCTTCTTTTATCAATTATTGTACACAATGCTTCTGCATCAAAAAGCTTttgtaccccaccccaccccccgataaAACTTCTTTAACTTTTATTAGTATAGCTGCCCTGTTCTGGCTACTGGCAGTGGGAATCCCTCTGGCAGTAGATTTGTACTTTCTGTGGGCACAGAGCAAAGACTTTGACTGTTTATCTAGTAATGACCACGGAAATCATCTGTAACCTACAGCAAGCTTTATGATTAAGCAATTTTATAAAATAGTAATGTTACTTATATTTTAAAAGGATGGCTTTTCTTAACAGATGTTTAATATATAGCACTTAAAAACCACAAGCTACAAGATATAGCTAACTTTGTAATCATCAGGGAACACATTCAATTCCATATTTAGCAGTAGCTTTAAAATGCAatgctctttcccttcctccaaaaAAACAAAGTCAGTGATGACAGAGCTCAGTAAAATTCCCAGAAACCTCACTGCACAATTCTCTTAGTTCAAGCATTAGTCCAAAGAGAAATAGCGCCACCTACTGATTACTTCAAAATCACTTCCTACCACAAGTGTTCACTGGGTCTCCCATACCAAATCTGAATTCTGTTTTGTTATCTGCTAACATGCTAGCAGAACACGGCTTGTTACATCCTCAGGTTCTAAAAGTGTAACATTAACTTTTTTGTTTGGTTTCTCAAACTATTCACAGCAAAGATAACTCACAGTAAATATAGTAATCCCTCAAACACATTAACTTTGTTGGTTCACTTACATGCATACGAATACTAATACAAACAAGAGAGATTTCCAACTCACccagaaataaaacaattaacaGAACTATAATTGTAAGGAACCCCTTGTTCCAATAGTTTTTAATTCTGCTCCACACAGAGATCATAAAAACCTTCTCCCATCTGTAAAACAAAATTGAAGTGTTTCAAAGAAGCTTCATTTGTAAAAAGACTACTGTACTATGTAAGCATTTTTAAAGTGCACGCTATAATCCACTGAATAATTTTTCAGCACCTTTTAATATTACAGTACAGTGCAATGGCATCTTGCACAGGGGTTATGCGTGGAGGGGAAACATATATGCAAAAATATGTACTGTATATTCAAACCACCCCCTTGGAACCGCCCCCACATGACCATCCTCACCATCCAAGCAAGACAGAGAACTTTTAAACGGGAggtggggtgttgtttttgtttgttattgtggcatgcattttatattgtaaactgccctgtgattgttggatgaagggtggtataaaaagttaataaaacatcatcatcataatctctctgccttgcttaccagGCTCTGGGGTGCTCTCACAGAGATTCTGGGGTATTCATACAAGATCTTGCAGGACTGCCCAGGATTTCATGAGAGCATTACAGAACCCGGTAAGCAAGACAgaaagcttaaaagctctttccgtGCTGAGAAAACCCAGTGCAAAAGGCGTTTTAAGATGTCCGCCTTCTGTGTAATTAATTTGTGGGATTTCAGCTGGCCAGCTTTCAACTGCATAAGGCTGAAATTGTGCAAGTTAATTGCACACAATATGCAATCGTAATGTACAGCTTGAAATGAAAATGCAATTTCTCTGTAGTTGTAAGTATACAGTACACGAAAACTCTGCAATATAGTACAGACAGTATTACTGGGCCCAAACCCTGAGGAGGTTCCTGTATCTCCAAGAACTGACAGAGAGAAAATCCCTTTGTTCATCACATTACAGCTACAATGATGGTAACAGGTATAACTTATGGAATTCAGAGTCTAGACCTGCTAAGGCTGCTTGCTTCTAATGAGATAGACTAGGTATCTTTAGCATCCAGGTTTAATGAGACTAATTTGCTGCTTTCAGATCCTCTTAAAGCCTTATTCTGAAGACGAAAATCCCTTGATGTGTGTATTTAAATCACACCTTCAATTATCTTATTAGTAAAACTATCACAGTAACATGCATAATCAAACCTTCAACTGGTGGCATTGATATAGGTCCTTTATTGCATCTAGTCACTTTTAgcaaaaactgttttttaaacaaagctAAAATTATACTAAAGGAAAGAATCTGAGAAGTAGGCTTTATATTGCCTAACTCTGGATGACTAGCAGGAAAAGCAGCTCTGAAACTACAGTCCCTGGAAAAGGACAAAGGTCTCTTAATCAGCAACAAGCAGTTAAGAATGAATGTTGATGACCACTGCTGTGAACATACCAACATATTATAGATAGTCTGATTAGGTTAGCATGCATGTAATGGCTCTtttcttggcttttaaaaaattgcttttatttgttttatttatcctGTCAAGTTGCTTTGACACTTTTCTTTTGTATAAAGCGACTGGTAAATGCtaatgatataaataaataacactgaTCTTCAAATCCCAATCAGTGTTCCTTCCTAAGTCttaggataaggtaaaggtaaagggacccctgaccattaggtccagtcgtgactgactctggggttgcggcgctcatctcgctttattggccgagggagccggcgtacagcttccgggtcatgtggccagcatgactaagctacttctggcaaaccagagcagcacacggaaacgctgtttgccttcccgctggagcggtacctatttatctacttgcactttgatgtgctttcgaactgctaggttggcaggagctgggaccgagcaacgggagctcaccccgtcgcgaggattcgaaccgctgaccttctgattggcaagtcctaggctctgtggtttaacccacagcgccacccgcgtcccagtcttAGGTTACTGGTGGCAAAAAGAGCAGCTGCTGAGTTTTGAAAACCCCTTTAGAAATCTGAGGTTGCAATTTCTcctaggaataagccccattaaacttaATGAGACCACTTCTGATCCAGCTTTTGACTATGAGGCATAGTCAAAATTCCATGTGAATTATCTTTGCTTTATCTTAGTTTTCATATACACAACCCTTTATTAATGTTGATGATATAACTTACTTAGGGAATCTAAGATGATTAGTGTTTGGTCAGCTGGCAACTTGTCAAGGAGAGTTAAGAAAGTTCCGCCTGTGCTAAGAATTTGTGGCAGCCCaaagttgtgtgtctttgttttcgcaatttgatccttttaccccaaacccggccctccagatgttttgggactacaattcccaacatccctgacaactggtcctgttagctaggggtgctgggagttgtagtcccaaaacatctggagtgccaagtttggggatgcctgttttacACGGTTTTgtagtattttatgcattgtgatttgctgttatttttattgattgtagattggtaattctttattgtggCTGATAACTgtgaactgtttaattattatttattggtgtTTAATTTTAGTGTTTACTATTAGAGTCTGATGTATtgctgaatgttgctttgtttgatataagttgtttattttaaagttattgtgactattaatgtttggtgctttattatgtttttatgtgttgtaagctgcccagagcggctggggcaacccagccagatgggcgaggtattaaaaaaataatattattaagtTACTATTATATAGGTTCTCTTCAGAAAATATATACAAGCAAACAGCACGGTATTTGTATTCTACTTATTGTGATGCAAAGAAGAACACCGCTACCATGACCAAAGATTCTAATACGTCACCTCTGGCAATGGACCACTATCAATTACTGTTGTCAATGCAATATTAATTCTGATCAAGGACCACACTTGTAAGAAGCTCCTCTGAGCATCATCAGCAAAACAATGGTATTATCATTACCACCATGTGACAGATGGAATTGTAAATCTTACAAATTTTCAATGCCTGTTATATGCTTTTATTAAGATTATTGTGGGAGCTGCATCAGACTTTAAAGAGgtagaataaaaaaaattaaacaaaaacacacacacacacacaaaattaggaaaaaaaacttaacaaaggtaatgcatacaaataataaataagagtTTTTAAAGTTGCCATTTTGATTGTTTTATCACCAGCAGGCATTCTTCTCACTGGAAGTAGTtcagcttattttatttattgctttgggGAGATTCAGCACAGCTATTTTGTCTGTTATGCAAAGATGAAAGATGTGAATACATATCGGCCCCTGGAGTATCAAGTCAGCTTTTTAAACGCTCTTATAAATACCGATGAATGGAACCTGTGGGCTTCTAGCACAAAACAATTTGCAAAAGGCAGTCCTAAACCCCGCTGCCAATGTTGCAATCCGACCTGTACTTTCTCTTTCCATTTATTTTCTGATGAAACGGGCGGTCATTTCCCCTGCGGCAATATCCTTACCTCAGAGGAGAAATAATCGGGAGGCAGAGCAAGAGTAAGATTGCTATTTCGGCATAGAGAAAGGCTGCAACAGCTGTCCACTGGAAAGTCATCTTATCTGTGAGGGATCTGCAGAGACGGAAAAGCCCCGGTTAGAGATCACCATGGTTTCAAAACAGACAAGGCAGGCTGAAGAGCTTTGGATTAATGCGACCCCCAACACAAACAAGGGCTTCCGGCGTGACAGTTCAACAttgggcaaaataaaaataatataatattataataatataatataatataatataatataatataatataatataatataatataatataatataatataatatgataatataatataatataatataaaaaataaactaaaataaataaaataaaataaaataaaagggacccgcccccccccaagagagcgATCTATGGGATATGGGGAAGCCCTGCAGTCCGCGTTCAAACGACCCCATTGCCGCCCCCGAGTTTGTCGACCGGAGTACAAGGGATGAATCCGATTCTGTCACGCCGTAACTGCCACAGATACGTGTCGGGAAGAGATTTCGTTCTCCTCACACGCACACGCGCCCCTTCCCCACCGACCCCGGGGTACAACACGCCCCTTCCCCACCCCGGGGTACACAATACTCATGGCCCTTTCACGCTTCAAAATTCCCCTCCGCCACCAATTCTGAGGGGAAGCCTCTGCAGCCgttgtgggcgggggggggggaaggaccgACCCCGGGTTAACTTTCCTCTCTTTTACCCCGCTTTCCAAagaggcgctgctgctgctgcggccttTTCCCTCCTGCCTTCATCACCCGAAGGGGGAGAGGCGTCCTCCGGGGTCCTGCGGCCTCGACCCGCAGCTCCGCGAGCGCTTTCTGCCCGCCACACGCGAGTCGTCGTAGTCGACGGCGGCGGAAACTGcgggacgaagggaggggaaagggagccGCGGCTGCAGGAGGCCGGGCGGGCCGAGCGGCGGAGCCCCAACAGGCGGCTGGGGAGAAGGCGGGGAGCGCGGGCCTGGCAGCGAATGGGAGGCCTCGGCGGCGCTCGAAGCCCCGGCGGCGCTTTCGCTCGAGAGGAGGCCCGAGCCCGGCGGGGAAGGCGGGCTGCGTGTGAGGGGACCGAGGCGGACCCCGCTCGGGGTGGCGTGTGGGGAAGACGGCTTCCCGCTCCGTGGGGAAAAGCGAGCAGGCCTCCCTTGCCAGGAGAAAAGCAACAGGCCCAGGGAGATGGTAGAAGCTTACTCTCTCATTCCCTGGCCTGCTAGTTTTCTTCGTGCAAGGGAGGCACGGTttaaaacaggcatccccaaatcggccccagatgttttgggactacaactcccatcacccctagctaacaggaccagtggtcagggatgatgggagctgtagtcccaaaacatctggagggccgagtttgcctatgcctggtatatggCAACTGAGCCCACAAGCTATTAAGAGGTCAGTGGAAACATAAATAGGACAATCGCTTAACTGCAGTTAAGAAATCAAAAGCAGGCTCTCTCCTCTTTTTCCACCACAAATCCCACCCATTCATAAaaaggtcagggatgttgggaattgtagccccaaaacatctggagggccgagtttggggatgcctgggttaaAAGTTACAGCCTCTGCATTCGCCGgctattcttatttatttcatttattgattgaatttatattccgTCCTCTAcattgctggatttacgtataagctaaacaagctatagcttagggcaggATTCttcaacctgcggccctccagatgtttttggcctacaactcccatgatccctagctagcaggaccagtggtcagggatgatgggaattgtagtttgaaaacatctggagggccaaggttgaggaagcctggcttagggcCACacactcttgggggccccaaaaaaattaaaggggaaaaaactggatgtacatttccaaaatataagataaaaaacaaataaaagaaaacctacatacagcaacagtcttttgtgctgtgtaggctcctatgatgtaagtccagttaaaatatagagtttgggatatactcgccgtataagatgacccccgacttttgagattttcctgggttaaaaagttGCATATGTCTTGCATATATAGAGAAGGCCTGGGTCTTCTCTATACCACCATACCATGACTGTCCTGGTCCAGATCTATCAACCTGACCTGCCCCATAGCCAGGAGGGCAGTTATCTCTATCCCTATCCTTTCTCATTGAAACTCCTTCTCAGATCACTTAAACATACCATCTTTTCTCAAATCTCTTAgtcaaatgtatttttcaaccgTTTTTTATTCCATTGTTTAATAAGCCACGTGTATACCATGTCAGATACACGTAGGACACCAAAGGAGTGCTTGGTTCTAAAAATCTTACAGATATCACTTTGAAGGAACTATATGTAACTAAATGATCACTGAAGATTTTAAATTGGCTATTAGCTACGGGTCTCGAGTACACCCTATTGAAACAAATGTCGACGTGAAGTGATATTGCATGGACCTTAATAATCTCAGGCACGACTGCGTCCAATGTGACATTTGTACAGCTTTATTATTAAGAACATGTTAAAACATTGTAAACACATTCATCTGAGGGACTCCGGTAAGAACAATTCAGAGATAAAAACATTtttcatatataaaataaaatattctgagTTTAACGTCCCATTGTAGAACAATGAAATCGaagtctttatattttaaagttagTGCACACCGTAGTTATTTCTAAGGTAGTCTAAAACAGCCGATGTACTTGATAAAACATTGAAAActttcttttcttgctttgaAGTAATCCTTTCCAGCATGTACATTAAATGGTGGTGAAAGCATGCAAAAGGAGTCCCATGTTCAAGAGCAATATCGACCCAGTCTTGCAGGCACCGCAGAGGCGTTTCTTCATAGCCTGCAAACATGGCAGGATTGGCTAAAAGCCCCCTAGCAACCATGATACCTAGCATGGAAAGGAAtacaaacaataaattaaaactaCACATGATTTATCTTATTTGTTTAAAGGCCCTGTTTTGGACACATTACCATGGGAGTTTAGTTAAATCAGATCCCCTTAGAAGGTGCAAGTCTAATAATATGACAGTGGCATTTTTGTCAACAGGGCTTAACAAAAGGCTTTGGTTATACGTctaaatgggagggagggagggaaagaaagtaaGAACAAATGAAAGATGGAACATACTGGAAATGGGAAGAGAGGATGTAATTTGGGAGACTCCCTTCAaacacttaaggtaaaggtaaaggtacccctgcccatacgggccagtcgtgtccgactctagggttgtgcgctcatctcacttaagaggccgggggccagcgctgtccggagacacttccgggtcacgtggccagcgtgacgaagctgctctggcgagccagcaccagcgcagcacacggaaacgccatttaccttcccgctataaagtggtacctatttatctacttgcacttgatgtgctttcgaactgctaggtgggcaggagctgggaccgaaagacgggagctcaccccaccgcggggattcaaaccgccaaccatacgatcggcaagtcctaggcgctgaggttttacccacagcgccacccgcgtcccttcaaacaCTTACTTGTGAGCAATTTctattgaaaacagtgggagttacttctaagtaaacatgcataagactgTATTGCAACACAGTGGAAATTTTTGTAAGGCACTTTGAGTCTCCAGCATGTACTAACTCTGTACAGTGCCAAATTAAGTCCTAGGTCATCTAAATATATTTCAGCCCCACATCGGTCCAATTTAGAAATACTGCGAACACAGATTTTTTTTGCTTTCAATTACAACCGCACTTATTAACATACTTATAACTCTGACCTAAAGTTAATTTTGTCCTCAGTTCTTTCGCAGTGAAAAATAAAGCGATAATCTCTGTCGCAAGATCACTTTCCCACACGCCTGCCAGATAACCTTTCCATCTGCTACAGTTGATATATGCATATTTTATGTTTAGCCACTCTGTTCTAGTTCACAGATTTACTTTTTGACCTCCCAGTATGCTACACTTTTATGTATTCACACATTTACTTTTcttacagtgatccatgcgacagtcacctccaggcttgactactgtaattcgctctacgcggggctgcccttgaagctgtcccagaaacttcagcgggtgcagaatgctgcagcgaggctcctcacggggtctctgccttGGGAGCATATTCacacagtgcttttcaagctgcactggctcccggtggagtacagggtcagatttaaggtgctgcttttgacctttaaagcccttcacggcctaggaccctcgtacctatgggaccacctctcacGGTATGCCTcacggaggaccttaaagtccataaattgcaacaccctagtggtcccgggccctaaggaagttagattggcttcaaccagagccagggccttttcagcactggccccagcctggtggaacgctctgcctcacgagaccagggccctgcgggatctgatttctttccgcagggcctgtaagacagagttgttctgcctggcctttggcttggagccaatttgattccttccctctctttcttttttcttttccttcttctcctgcgatgaggctacattttaatattttaatgtttcaatgttgtattttaatgttgtttttaaattgtaatcattcaacttgtttttattattgcttgtaagccgctctgagcccggccttggctggggagggcggggtataaataaaaattattaattattattattacagtgaaatcttatgcatgtttacttggaaataactGCTCCCAAGTTCAATGGCGTTTACGCCTCAGTAACTCTGCTTAGAATTGTAGTTTAACAGTGCCATCCTACGCCTGTTTACTTGCAAGTAAATTCCGCAgttttcaatgggacttcctcccaggtaagtgggcgtAGGACTGTAGCTTTAGAAACATTGCTTAATAGATACTAAGTGAACCAATCCATTAAAACTACCTTCCATCTTAACTCATTTCTTGCAAACAATTCAAGTTTAATGCCAGGGATAAAATATACACATATATTTCCCATTTATTGAGAGGGCAGAGCCCAAATGAGCCCACAAGTTGTTCTTACCATCTGTTCCTGTTTTTTGATGCACGTCCTTCACATCTTTTAAAGATTTAATGTCACCATTAGCTATAACCGGTATAGACATACtttgtttaattattttaattgcatCATAGTGTACTGGCTGGTGTCTTTCTTCTACATTTCTCCCATGGACTGTAATCCAGGACACTCCAGCTGCTTCCGCTTTCTGACAAAGGTCTACAGTTCTCTTTAGGTCATCATGAATCCTAGCATTACAaataacaaaaacatcaaaattcaGCATGTATTATCTGAATGGCATGGAAAAATGGCACAGAGTTAAGAACCAAGGAAAAATGGGGAATGTTCAAAAATTTAAGAATTATATTTCAACTGATTAATTAAATTTTTTAAACCTATTTTAGTTGTCATTGTTTGCTTTTAGAGTGCCTTGAGACTTATGTGAAaggtaattaataaattaatgaaATAACACCCGCCCCCCcttttcattttatcctcacaaaagtcgtgtgaggtaggtttggctgagtgaCAAATAAGGAACTTCCTCTACACTTGGGTCAATTacacttttaatgtattttttatgtaGGTGGTATCAAAACTTACCTTATCTTAATAGATACTGAAAACATGGGGTTTTCCACTTGATTTCTGACCAGCCTCACCATCTCTTGCACCAGTTCTGGTTTGTTTATTAAGCAAGCACCAAAACCTTCTGCCATAGCCCACCTTGAATTGAAATAACAAAATAATGTTTGCGTATTAGAATAAATGGCTTAATTTTTCCTTTTACCATTCTTGTGAGGAAGCAAAATGACGACATGAGGGTTTCAGGAAATTCAGACTACTTTTCTAACAAGTTTCCTTTGTTATAGAAGAAttaaactagggctgccatatgtctggatacTCCTGGACATTATGGGGATTTCAGAGGCAGAATTGACGTCCgggggaatttccgaaaggcAGTGCTTT
This region includes:
- the DUS4L gene encoding tRNA-dihydrouridine(20a/20b) synthase [NAD(P)+]-like isoform X3, whose translation is MWPDNFYVSSQSREILQCPLRNPVDLFHSETIVKICAPMVRYSKLPFRTLVRKYDCDLCYTPMIVAADFVRSVKARHSEFTTNQGDRPLIVQFAAKDAQVLADAACIISPFADGVDVNCGCPQRWAMAEGFGACLINKPELVQEMVRLVRNQVENPMFSVSIKIRIHDDLKRTVDLCQKAEAAGVSWITVHGRNVEERHQPVHYDAIKIIKQSMSIPVIANGDIKSLKDVKDVHQKTGTDGIMVARGLLANPAMFAGYEETPLRCLQDWVDIALEHGTPFACFHHHLMYMLERITSKQEKKVFNVLSSTSAVLDYLRNNYGVH
- the DUS4L gene encoding tRNA-dihydrouridine(20a/20b) synthase [NAD(P)+]-like isoform X4, whose translation is MGLLGSVNRASLPWLCLSEGGFIRSSSVRLLSRRTGCGPITFILPFRTLVRKYDCDLCYTPMIVAADFVRSVKARHSEFTTNQGDRPLIVQFAAKDAQVLADAACIISPFADGVDVNCGCPQRWAMAEGFGACLINKPELVQEMVRLVRNQVENPMFSVSIKIRIHDDLKRTVDLCQKAEAAGVSWITVHGRNVEERHQPVHYDAIKIIKQSMSIPVIANGDIKSLKDVKDVHQKTGTDGIMVARGLLANPAMFAGYEETPLRCLQDWVDIALEHGTPFACFHHHLMYMLERITSKQEKKVFNVLSSTSAVLDYLRNNYGVH
- the DUS4L gene encoding tRNA-dihydrouridine(20a/20b) synthase [NAD(P)+]-like isoform X5 — its product is MGLLGSKRREPSPLRGAGPTWKCGPITFILPFRTLVRKYDCDLCYTPMIVAADFVRSVKARHSEFTTNQGDRPLIVQFAAKDAQVLADAACIISPFADGVDVNCGCPQRWAMAEGFGACLINKPELVQEMVRLVRNQVENPMFSVSIKIRIHDDLKRTVDLCQKAEAAGVSWITVHGRNVEERHQPVHYDAIKIIKQSMSIPVIANGDIKSLKDVKDVHQKTGTDGIMVARGLLANPAMFAGYEETPLRCLQDWVDIALEHGTPFACFHHHLMYMLERITSKQEKKVFNVLSSTSAVLDYLRNNYGVH
- the DUS4L gene encoding tRNA-dihydrouridine(20a/20b) synthase [NAD(P)+]-like isoform X6, whose translation is MSRCGPITFILPFRTLVRKYDCDLCYTPMIVAADFVRSVKARHSEFTTNQGDRPLIVQFAAKDAQVLADAACIISPFADGVDVNCGCPQRWAMAEGFGACLINKPELVQEMVRLVRNQVENPMFSVSIKIRIHDDLKRTVDLCQKAEAAGVSWITVHGRNVEERHQPVHYDAIKIIKQSMSIPVIANGDIKSLKDVKDVHQKTGTDGIMVARGLLANPAMFAGYEETPLRCLQDWVDIALEHGTPFACFHHHLMYMLERITSKQEKKVFNVLSSTSAVLDYLRNNYGVH
- the DUS4L gene encoding tRNA-dihydrouridine(20a/20b) synthase [NAD(P)+]-like isoform X1 — protein: MQKRERERNVEMWPDNFYVSSQSREILQCPLRNPVDLFHSETIVKICAPMVRYSKLPFRTLVRKYDCDLCYTPMIVAADFVRSVKARHSEFTTNQGDRPLIVQFAAKDAQVLADAACIISPFADGVDVNCGCPQRWAMAEGFGACLINKPELVQEMVRLVRNQVENPMFSVSIKIRIHDDLKRTVDLCQKAEAAGVSWITVHGRNVEERHQPVHYDAIKIIKQSMSIPVIANGDIKSLKDVKDVHQKTGTDGIMVARGLLANPAMFAGYEETPLRCLQDWVDIALEHGTPFACFHHHLMYMLERITSKQEKKVFNVLSSTSAVLDYLRNNYGVH
- the DUS4L gene encoding tRNA-dihydrouridine(20a/20b) synthase [NAD(P)+]-like isoform X8 is translated as MIVAADFVRSVKARHSEFTTNQGDRPLIVQFAAKDAQVLADAACIISPFADGVDVNCGCPQRWAMAEGFGACLINKPELVQEMVRLVRNQVENPMFSVSIKIRIHDDLKRTVDLCQKAEAAGVSWITVHGRNVEERHQPVHYDAIKIIKQSMSIPVIANGDIKSLKDVKDVHQKTGTDGIMVARGLLANPAMFAGYEETPLRCLQDWVDIALEHGTPFACFHHHLMYMLERITSKQEKKVFNVLSSTSAVLDYLRNNYGVH
- the DUS4L gene encoding tRNA-dihydrouridine(20a/20b) synthase [NAD(P)+]-like isoform X2; the encoded protein is MVRAIERLLKMWPDNFYVSSQSREILQCPLRNPVDLFHSETIVKICAPMVRYSKLPFRTLVRKYDCDLCYTPMIVAADFVRSVKARHSEFTTNQGDRPLIVQFAAKDAQVLADAACIISPFADGVDVNCGCPQRWAMAEGFGACLINKPELVQEMVRLVRNQVENPMFSVSIKIRIHDDLKRTVDLCQKAEAAGVSWITVHGRNVEERHQPVHYDAIKIIKQSMSIPVIANGDIKSLKDVKDVHQKTGTDGIMVARGLLANPAMFAGYEETPLRCLQDWVDIALEHGTPFACFHHHLMYMLERITSKQEKKVFNVLSSTSAVLDYLRNNYGVH
- the DUS4L gene encoding tRNA-dihydrouridine(20a/20b) synthase [NAD(P)+]-like isoform X7, translated to MSQTRKLPFRTLVRKYDCDLCYTPMIVAADFVRSVKARHSEFTTNQGDRPLIVQFAAKDAQVLADAACIISPFADGVDVNCGCPQRWAMAEGFGACLINKPELVQEMVRLVRNQVENPMFSVSIKIRIHDDLKRTVDLCQKAEAAGVSWITVHGRNVEERHQPVHYDAIKIIKQSMSIPVIANGDIKSLKDVKDVHQKTGTDGIMVARGLLANPAMFAGYEETPLRCLQDWVDIALEHGTPFACFHHHLMYMLERITSKQEKKVFNVLSSTSAVLDYLRNNYGVH